Proteins found in one Populus alba chromosome 14, ASM523922v2, whole genome shotgun sequence genomic segment:
- the LOC118041634 gene encoding protein MEI2-like 2 yields MEQDLKGTMSGPSKIPVVNSSKKVGTGAWGIPLRTDARLFSSSLPVLPHEKLNFHESENCGRSIDDSSPNLNKLDLETEVTDLFEDIEPSAIGNLLPDDDELLSGIMDDFDLSGLPSQVEDLEECDLFGPGGGMELDFESQESLRIGMSKLNMSDGIPANGVGHYPLPNGVGTVAGEHPYGEHPSRTLFVRNINSNVEDSELRSLFEQFGDIRTLYTACKHRGFVMISYYDIRDARTAMRALQNKPLRRRKLDIHFSIPKDNPSEKDINQGTLVVFNLDASVSNDDLRLIFGAYGEVKEIRETPHKRHHKFIEFYDVRAAEAALRALNKSDIAGKRIKLEPSRPGGARRNMMQQISQELEQDEVRSFLHQVGSPVGNSPPGVWPQFGSPVEHNPLHGFSKSPGLGTLSPVNGNNLPGLASILPPHVSNPAKIAPIGKDHGRANHANQMVTNSGSMQGAPYQHSCSFTDQKLSTSPVPTSNSSGIGTLTGPQFLWGSSAAWPTSSVGNAFPSRGQGQGFPYTSRHGSLLGSHHHHVGSAPSGLPLDRHFGFFPESPETSFMNQVALGGMGLNRNTGNYIMNMGGRAAVGAGIGLPGPLTENGSPSYRVMSLPRPNPMFMGAGSYSGPVTIGNEGFVERVRSRRVENNGSQIDCKKQYQLDLEKIISGEDTRTTLMIKNIPNKYTSKMLLAAIDEIHRGTYDFLYLPIDFKNKCNVGYAFINMVSPSHIISFYEAFNGKRWEKFNSEKVASLAYARIQGKGALVTHFQNSSLMNEDKRCRPIVFHSEGQEAADQEPFLSGNLNICIRQPDGSYFGDSFDSPEDILDEKAEKN; encoded by the exons ATGGAGCAAGATTTGAAGGGCACAATGTCTG GTCCATCAAAAATTCCAGTTGTTAATAGTAGTAAGAAAGTGGGCACTGGAGCATGGGGGATCCCGCTTAGAACTGATGCAAGATTGTTTTCTAGCTCATTGCCTGTCCTTCCACATGAAAAGC TGAACTTTCATGAATCAGAGAATTGTGGTCGATCTATTGATGATAGCTCACCTAACTTGAATAAACTCGACCTTGAAACTGAGGTTACAGATCTATTTGAAGACATCGAACCAAGTGCAATTGGAAATTTGCTTCCTGATGACGACGAACTTCTTTCTGGCATAATGGATGATTTTGATCTTAGTGGGTTGCCTAGTCAAGTGGAGGATTTGGAAGAATGTGATTTGTTTGGTCCTGGAGGGGGGATGGAGTTGGATTTTGAATCCCAAGAAAGCCTTCGAATTGGTATGTCCAAGCTAAACATGTCTGATGGGATTCCTGCAAATGGGGTTGGTCATTATCCTCTTCCAAATGGTGTGGGAACAGTGGCTGGGGAACATCCATATGGGGAGCATCCTTCAAGAACATTATTTGTTCGGAATATCAATAGTAATGTGGAGGACTCTGAATTGAGATCTCTCTTCgag CAATTTGGGGATATCAGAACATTATACACTGCATGCAAGCATAGAGGCTTTGTGATGATATCTTACTATGATATTCGAGATGCTCGGACTGCAATGCGTGCGCTACAAAATAAGCCCTTAAGGCGGAGAAAACTGGACATTCATTTTTCAATTCCCAAG GATAACCCGTCTGAAAAGGATATAAATCAAGGGACTCTTGTAGTCTTCAATTTGGATGCATCTGTATCAAATGATGATCTTCGCCTAATATTTGGGGCTTATGGAGAGGTCAAAGAG ATAAGAGAAACACCACACAAGCGGCACCATAAATTCATTGAATTTTATGATGTTAGAGCTGCAGAGGCAGCTCTGAGAGCATTAAATAAGAGTGACATTGCTGGAAAGCGCATTAAGCTTGAACCTAGCCGCCCCGGTGGAGCCCGTAGAAA CATGATGCAGCAAATAAGTCAAGAGCTGGAACAAGATGAAGTTCGAAGTTTTCTGCATCAAGTAGGCTCACCAGTGGGGAACTCTCCTCCAG GTGTCTGGCCACAGTTTGGCAGCCCAGTTGAACACAATCCATTGCATGGTTTTAGCAAGTCCCCGGGTCTTGGAACTTTAAGCCCTGTAAATGGAAATAATTTGCCTGGCTTGGCTTCAATTCTCCCCCCTCATGTCTCTAACCCTGCAAAAATTGCCCCAATTGGCAAGGACCATGGAAGGGCTAACCATGCAAACCAGATGGTTACCAACTCTGGATCAATGCAAGGAGCACCCTATCAACATTCTTGTTCATTCACTGACCAGAAATTGAGCACTAGTCCTGTTCCAACATCAAATTCATCTGGTATAGGCACGTTGACTGGTCCTCAGTTTCTCTGGGGAAGTTCTGCTGCTTGGCCGACATCATCTGTTGGAAATGCATTTCCATCACGTGGGCAAGGACAGGGTTTTCCATACACCAGTAGGCATGGATCTCTTCTTGGTTCACATCACCATCACGTTGGATCTGCTCCATCTGGTCTTCCTCTTGATAGGCATTTTGGCTTCTTCCCTGAATCACCAGAAACATCTTTCATGAACCAAGTTGCACTGGGGGGCATGGGTTTAAATCGCAACACTGGAAATTATATAATGAACATGGGTGGCCGTGCAGCTGTGGGTGCTGGCATAGGACTTCCAGGTCCCCTGACTGAAAATGGTTCACCTAGTTACCGGGTGATGTCATTGCCTAGGCCCAATCCTATGTTTATGGGGGCTGGTTCTTATTCAGGACCAGTGACAATCGGCAATGAGGGATTTGTTGAACGTGTTCGAAGTCGGCGAGTAGAGAATAATGGGAGCCAGATAGATTGCAAGAAGCAGTATCAGCTTGATTTGGAAAAAATCATTAGCGGGGAAGATACTAGGACAactttaatgattaaaaacatcCCTAACAA GTACACTTCAAAGATGCTGCTGGCTGCTATTGATGAGATTCACCGCGGTACTTATGACTTTCTCTATCTTCCCATTGATTTTAAG AATAAATGCAATGTGGGTTATGCCTTCATCAATATGGTGTCTCCCTCACACATCATTTCCTTCTATGAG GCATTTAATGGGAAGAGGTGGGAGAAGTTTAATAGTGAAAAGGTTGCTTCACTGGCATATGCTCGAATTCAGGGCAAGGGTGCCCTCGTGACACACTTTCAGAATTCAAGCTTAATGAATGAAGATAAGCGGTGCCGCCCAATTGTCTTCCACTCCGAGGGCCAAGAGGCTGCTGATCAG GAACCTTTCTTATCTGGTAATTTAAACATTTGTATCCGTCAGCCTGATGGATCTTATTTTGGGGATTCGTTCGACAGTCCAGAGGACATTCTGGATGAGAAAGCGGAGAAGAATTAA